The Pseudochaenichthys georgianus chromosome 8, fPseGeo1.2, whole genome shotgun sequence genome has a segment encoding these proteins:
- the LOC117451700 gene encoding G-protein coupled receptor 183-like: MERNVSSTTVQTLLPLNTTAGTNATAEPFSVFDGCDHQVEGILFDLTFQSINVIVGVPANLLVIAILIRNRKEPTTSDIFLGCLAFMDAYFSAMPPITFLNLYYWQSKEVWSAIKFSYGVKDTSGPLFLSCICLDRFVAVIFPVRFGQFKPIIYRLSLSLLVFCLTFAYSAAKTVGGLPNFEKVFTGEMLAAFTWMVLCNVSILWALKKSSRAGGKDEMHPMKKRAFKTVLSILCIIVFNYLPPVALFPFEDVYSPDVFRCYVQPVGFAFLNISSTIQPLIYLCHLDKVPFFSDTCLKKCCICVNAKNNKTPAAQIPPA, encoded by the coding sequence ATGGAGAGAAATGTGTCTTCAACCACTGTCCAGACTCTACTCCCTCTTAACACCACTGCTGGCACCAATGCCACAGCAGAACCCTTCAGTGTGTTTGACGGATGCGACCATCAGGTAGAGGGTATTCTCTTTGATCTGACCTTCCAGAGCATCAACGTTATCGTGGGAGTCCCAGCCAACTTACTTGTCATTGCAATCCTCATCCGAAATCGCAAAGAACCCACAACTTCAGACATATTCTTGGGCTGCCTGGCTTTCATGGATGCCTATTTTAGTGCCATGCCCCCTATCACCTTCCTTAACCTGTACTACTGGCAGAGCAAAGAAGTTTGGTCAGCCATCAAGTTTTCTTATGGTGTAAAAGACACTAGTGGGCCATTGTTTCTATCCTGTATCTGCCTAGATCGCTTTGTAGCTGTGATCTTTCCAGTAAGGTTTGGGCAGTTTAAACCCATCATTTATAGGTTAAGCCTCTCATTGCTGGTATTCTGCCTTACCTTTGCTTACTCTGCTGCCAAGACTGTGGGAGGCCTCCCCAACTTTGAAAAGGTGTTCACTGGTGAAATGCTGGCAGCATTTACTTGGATGGTCTTGTGTAATGTGAGCATACTGTGGGCCCTGAAGAAGTCCAGCAGGGCAGGAGGGAAAGATGAGATGCACCCCATGAAGAAGAGGGCCTTCAAGACAGTGCTGTCCATCCTTTGTATCATTGTGTTTAACTACCTGCCACCTGTAGCACTGTTTCCTTTTGAAGACGTCTACTCCCCTGATGTGTTCCGCTGCTACGTGCAGCCTGTGGGCTTCGCTTTCCTTAACATCAGCAGCACCATCCAGCCGCTTATCTATCTATGTCATCTGGACAAGGTGCCTTTCTTCTCAGACACCTGCCTGAAAAAGTGCTGTATCTGTGTTAATGCAAAGAACAACAAAACCCCAGCTGCACAAATCCCACCTGCTTAG
- the LOC117451345 gene encoding nuclear factor 7, brain: MSLPEEDLTCPICCDIFTDPVLLPCSHSFCRSCVKRCWERGIRDCPVCRKRASTASPHTNLALRNVCEALLQARKNSMLVEETLNCILHGEKLKLFCLVDKQPICVVCQSSKLHKGHDCSPIEEAVLDCKDELALSLKNLQDKMDGLQSIQTTSADMFKFIKNQAQETQTLIESQFKQLHQILYEEESARIAAVKKEEEEKIAGLKDKIKELSAEVLSLAETISIIQEQLEEEDMILLKNVKATQDRERSIPLGSDNLSGLLIDVTKHLCNLKYKVWEKMLDKIDYIPVILDPNTAHPCLILSDDLTSLHYSKPHTGCPDNPERFHMSAEVVGMDALGSGSHHWIVETGSNQDWLLGVASLSVPRNSEVCARPENGFWTLCLRDGEFRAMTSPPTPLTLTRVPKQVKMQLDYNKGTMSFFDPADDTLIYAFTHTFTETLLPYFYTQNSHPLTIMPEKVLITMLRQ; encoded by the exons ATGTCTCTCCCAGAGGAGGATCTCACATGTCCAATCTGCTGTGACATCTTTACAGACCCCGTGTTGCTGCCATGTAGCCACAGCTTCTGCAGGAGCTGTGTGAAGCGCTGTTGGGAAAGAGGCATACGTGACTGTCCAGTATGCAGGAAAAGAGCCTCTACGGCCAGCCCTCACACCAATTTGGCTCTGAGAAACGTCTGTGAAGCCCTTTTGCAGGCCAGGAAGAATTCAATGTTGGTGGAAGAAACTTTGAATTGTATTCTGCACGGGGAGAAGTTAAAACTTTTCTGTCTGGTTGACAAACAACCCATCTGTGTGGTGTGTCAGTCTTCCAAACTGCACAAGGGTCACGACTGCTCGCCTATCGAAGAGGCAGTGCTGGACTGCAAG GATGAACTTGCTTTATCACTCAAGAACTTACAAGATAAAATGGACGGCCTCCAAAGTATTCAGACGACCTCTGCAGACATGTTCAAGTTTATCAAG AATCAAGCGCAAGAAACCCAGACATTGATCGAGAGCCAGTTCAAGCAACTGCATCAAATCCTCTACGAGGAAGAGTCAGCCAGAATAGCTGCTgttaaaaaagaagaagaagaaaagattgCAGGATTGAAGGATAAGATTAAAGAACTGTCAGCAGAAGTGCTATCGCTCGCAGAGACCATCTCAATCATACAGGAGCAGCTGGAAGAAGAAGATATGATCTTGTTGAAG AATGTCAAGGCCACCCAGGACAG AGAAAGAAGCATACCTCTTGGTTCAGACAACTTGTCGGGGTTACTAATTGATGTGACAAAGCATCTCTGCAACCTCAAATATAAAGTATGGGAGAAAATGCTGGACAAAATTGACTATA TCCCTGTTATTTTGGACCCAAACACAGCACACCCCTGCCTCATCCTGTCAGACGACCTCACTTCCCTCCACTACTCAAAGCCGCACACTGGTTGCCCTGACAACCCAGAGCGCTTCCACATGAGCGCAGAAGTGGTTGGCATGGACGCACTGGGCTCAGGAAGCCACCACTGGATCGTGGAAACAGGAAGTAATCAGGACTGGCTCCTGGGCGTGGCCTCTTTGTCTGTACCTAGAAACTCTGAGGTCTGCGCTCGGCCTGAAAACGGCTTCTGGACTTTGTGTTTACGGGACGGAGAGTTCAGGGCAATGACCTCCCCCCCGACCCCTCTGACACTTACAAGAGTGCCAAAACAGGTCAAAATGCAACTGGATTACAACAAAGGGACAATGTCTTTCTTTGACCCTGCTGATGACACACTCATTTATGCATTCACACACACGTTCACAGAAACTTTACTTCCATATTTCTATACACAAAACAGTCATCCATTAACAATAATGCCAGAGAAAGTACTCATCACAATGTTGCGCCAATAA
- the crb3a gene encoding protein crumbs homolog 3a, which yields MSQSPMSALTLPCWSRVEMAACLDVLARPGVVVRSVILLLLSSNPVRGNYTMLASETRSNATDDGPNIVAIVAPTVILGVLAIVLAVLGWLLCVVKKRRQTEGTYRPSAEEQSGAHGVAAPDALKLPKEERLI from the exons ATGTCCCAGAGTCCCATGTCAGCCCTCACTTTGCCCTGCTGGTCACGGGTAGAGATGGCGGCGTGTCTGGATGTGCTGGCCAGGCCTGGAGTTGTGGTCAGGAGTGTTATACTGTTGCTCCTGAGCAGTAATCCTGTCAGGG gAAATTATACTATGCTTGCAAGCGAGACCCGTTCTAATGCCACCGAT GACGGACCCAACATTGTAGCCATCGTGGCCCCTACAGTCATACTGGGTGTTCTGGCCATAGTCTTGGCCGTTCTTGGCTGGCTCCTCTGCGTGGTGAAAAAGAGGAGGCAGACTGAAGGGACGTATCGACCCAGTGCTGAGGAACAGTCTGGTGCACATGGTGTGGCAGCACCAGATGCTCTAAAGTTACCAAAGGAGGAAAGACTCATTTGA
- the tubb4bl gene encoding tubulin beta-4B chain, producing MREIVHLQAGQCGNQIGAKFWEVISDEHGIDPTGAYHGDSDLQLDRISVYYNEATGGKYVPRAVLVDLEPGTMDSVRSGPFGQIFRPDNFIFGQSGAGNNWAKGHYTEGAELVDSVLDVVRKEAENCDCLQGFQLTHSLGGGTGSGMGTLLISKIREEYPDRIMNTFSVVPSPKVSDTVVEPYNATLSVHQLVENTDETYCIDNEALYDICFRTLKLTTPTYGDLNHLVSATMSGVTTCLRFPGQLNADLRKLAVNMVPFPRLHFFMPGFAPLTSRGSQQYRALSVPELTQQMFDAKNMMAACDPRHGRYLTVAAVFRGRMSMKEVDEQMLNVQNKNSSYFVEWIPNNVKTAVCDIPPRGLKMAATFIGNSTAIQELFKRISEQFTAMFRRKAFLHWYTGEGMDEMEFTEAESNMNDLVSEYQQYQDATAEEGEFEEDGDEEVA from the exons ATGCGCGAAATTGTGCACTTGCAAGCCGGTCAGTGCGGAAACCAGATCGGTGCCAAG TTCTGGGAGGTGATCAGCGATGAGCATGGCATTGATCCCACCGGTGCCTACCATGGAGACAGCGATCTACAGCTAGACAGAATCAGTGTCTATTACAATGAGGCCACAG GTGGAAAATATGTTCCACGAGCCGTCCTGGTGGATCTGGAGCCTGGCACAATGGACTCAGTCAGGTCGGGTCCCTTCGGACAGATCTTCAGACCCGATAACTTTATCTTTG GTCAGAGTGGAGCTGGAAACAACTGGGCCAAGGGCCACTACACTGAGGGAGCCGAGCTGGTGGACTCCGTCCTGGATGTCGTGAGGAAAGAGGCGGAGAACTGTGATTGCCTCCAAGGCTTCCAGCTCACTCACTCTCTGGGTGGCGGTACTGGCTCCGGCATGGGCACTCTGCTCATCAGCAAGATCCGCGAGGAGTACCCCGACCGCATCATGAACACCTTCAGCGTGGTGCCTTCTCCCAAGGTGTCTGACACCGTGGTGGAGCCCTACAACGCCACTCTCTCCGTCCACCAGCTGGTCGAGAACACAGATGAGACCTACTGCATTGACAATGAAGCTCTTTATGATATCTGTTTCCGTACACTCAAACTCACCACCCCCACCTATGGAGATCTCAACCATTTGGTGTCTGCCACCATGAGCGGGGTGACCACATGCCTACGTTTCCCAGGCCAGCTCAATGCCGACCTCCGTAAACTAGCCGTCAACATGGTGCCCTTCCCCCGTCTGCACTTCTTCATGCCAGGCTTCGCCCCCCTCACCAGCAGGGGCAGCCAGCAGTACCGCGCCCTGTCCGTGCCCGAGCTCACACAGCAGATGTTCGATGCCAAGAACATGATGGCTGCCTGTGACCCACGCCACGGACGCTACCTCACCGTGGCTGCCGTGTTCCGGGGACGCATGTCCATGAAGGAAGTGGACGAGCAGATGTTGAACGTGCAGAACAAGAACAGCAGCTATTTCGTTGAATGGATCCCCAACAATGTGAAGACCGCCGTCTGTGACATCCCGCCCCGTGGCCTCAAAATGGCTGCCACGTTTATCGGCAACAGCACCGCCATTCAGGAGCTCTTTAAGCGCATCTCTGAGCAGTTCACCGCCATGTTCCGTCGTAAGGCCTTCCTCCACTGGTACACCGGGGAGGGCATGGATGAGATGGAGTTCACTGAGGCAGAAAGCAACATGAACGACCTGGTGTCCGAGTACCAGCAGTACCAGGACGCCACCGCTGAGGAGGGCGAGTTTGAGGAAGACGGAGATGAGGAAGTCGCCTAA
- the asf1ba gene encoding histone chaperone asf1b-A translates to MAKVQVLNVAVLDNPSPFGNPFQFEITFECMEDLPEDLEWKIIYVGSAESEEYDQVLDSVLVGPVPAGRHMFVFQADAPNTGLIPESDAVGVTVVLITCTYRGQEFIRIGYYVNNEYTEPDLRENPPIKPNYTQLQRNILASNPRVTRFHINWEGCAERMEDCENVDPSSNSMLPPSCLPGKAPPLGILPDNSMDCL, encoded by the exons ATGGCGAAGGTACAGGTGTTAAATGTGGCTGTCCTAGATAACCCTAGTCCCTTTGGAAACCCCTTTCAGTTTGAAATAACTTTTGAGTGTATGGAGGACCTTCCTGAAG aCCTTGAATGGAAGATCATCTATGTTGGCTCCGCAGAGAGTGAAGAGTATGACCAAGTCCTCGACTCCGTCTTGGTCGGCCCAGTACCTGCTGGGAGACAcatgtttgtgtttcag GCTGACGCTCCAAACACTGGACTGATTCCTGAAAGTGATGCTGTTGGTGTGACTGTAGTCCTGATCACGTGCACATACCGTGGACAGGAGTTCATTCGCATTGGTTACTATGTGAACAATGAATACACAGAACCAGATCTTCGTGAAAATCCACCGATCAAGCCAAACTACACACAG CTTCAGAGAAACATTCTGGCATCGAACCCACGTGTGACGAGATTCCATATAAACTGGGAAGGCTGTGCAGAGCGGATGGAGGACTGTGAAAATGTGGATCCCTCATCAAACTCCATGCTCCCACCATCATGTCTCCCGGGCAAGGCCCCCCCTTTAGGGATACTACCAGATAACTCCATGGACTGCTTATAG